A segment of the Bacillus pseudomycoides genome:
CAAAAAAATATAAGAAAGTCTTGTTATCCACAGCAGCTGTGAACAAACAAGAACGAATGAGTGCATTCTCCCCTTTTTGTTCATAACCAATAACAGCTTGGATTTCTCCGTTATCTTCCAATATCATAAATTGTCCGTATAACTCATTTATTTTATCATCTTTTTTATTAGCTTGTCCGAAAAAAGAATGTAACCTCTCAACATCATCTTTTGTAGCAAAATAAGTCTTTTTCACAGCAAATCCCTCCTCATTTCTATATATGAGAAGGGATTTAAAATTAGTACTTATTTAGAAAATAACGAGGAGAATACCTCTACAATAAACAATTTAACTTCTGGTTCCTCCTGCTCTTCTACTTCTACTGTTTCAATCTTTTGCTTCTTTTCCACAGGTTGTTCTGTTTTCTCCACAAGTTGTTTTCCCTCTTGTTTTACGCCTTTTTCTTGTACAACCTTTTCGTTTGATTCTTTCACGGTAGTCTGCACTTTTGAAGCAGCCTCTTTTGTCGATGATTCTTGTTCTAGTTTTTGTTTCGATACAAATTCTTTATCTTGTTTTTTCGATACTTCTTCTTTTTCTTCCTTTGTTTCTACTGGCTGTTCTTCCTCATCAATTGATTCCGCTTTTACAGCTGATCCGCTAGAAAAATCTAGGAAACACATTGGCGGGAATAGCACGCACCACCAATTTGCTCCTTCACCTTTACCAATTGAAATAAGTACTGCTTCATACTCCCCTGCCGGATAAATAAAATTTCCATATACCTTTGTAGGGAATTTAATATTTTTACCAAATGTAACTTGAAACGACTCCTTACTTCCCTCTCGTTTTAATGTTTTCTCAACCGTTTTTTCAATTTCCGGGATGTGACTTTGAATGACACGACGTGCATCCTCAAACGATTTCAAATCTGCTACCCAGCCATCAATTTGTGCCTTTACTTCATCGCGCACTTTACGCTTTAACGCTTGATCTTTATCTGAATCACTGTTTGCTAAAATACGTAATCGTACAGCTTCTTTTGGAATCACTGTAGACCCCTTCGCATCAGCTTTCATATATCCAAACTGCACAAGTAGCTGTGCACCAATTAATAATAAAAGAAAATAGGCAATCGCTTGTTTTTTCATGTCTTTGCACCGTCCCTTCTGGTAAACAGTGTAGACACACTTGTCTCTTTCTAAACTATTAAATTCTAAATCTATAGAAAAACTTTCAAGAAATTGATACAAGCCCTTTCCTTTTTGGTGGAAGAGAGCGTCCAACTACCTATAGATACGGTCACAGTACTTTTTTTGATCCCATGCCATGCGAAAACAGAGAGAGAAAATGAGCGGAGGTCTTCTTTTGCTTTCATAACCGCGATTTGCATGTACAAAGTCAACATGAATTGATATAGATACAAGTCAGAGAATCAAGCATAAATCCTTTTTCTTTTTTGTGCTTCGTGGCAGTGACTTATATGCCCGACACTCAAAATAGATTTATATAAAAATGGAGTAAGGCTCTATCCCTACTCCATTTCTGCAAAGACCATACGATCTTTTCCGTTAATATCAAAAACAACTTCTACATGAGCATGCGGAAATGTCTGCTGCAACAATCCTTTCACATCTTCCCCTTGCCCTATGCCTACTTCAAAGGCAACAATCGCCTTCCTTTGCAAGATATTTGGCAATTCTTCCATAAAACGGCGATAAAAATCAAGTCCATCTTCCCCGCCAACAAGGGCACGCTTTGGTTCATGCTCTTTTACAACCGGAGAAAGGCCTCTCCAGTCTTCTTCTGGAATATAAGGTGGATTCGAAACAACAACATCTAACTTTTGTCCCGTTTCATAAAATGGTGATAGTAAATCACCATGATAGAACGTTACATTAGCACCTAATGCATTTGCATTTTCTTGCGCAACTTCAATCGACTCCTGTGCAATATCCACTGTATATACATGAAGATTTTGATTTTCTAAGGCAAGTGTAATTGAAATAGCTCCACTTCCCGTACCAATATCAGCTACATGTAGTTCCTGCTTCCCAAACATACGCTGGACTCTATCTAGCACACCTACTATAAGCTCTTCTGTTTCTGGCCTTGGTATTAACACCTCTTCATTTACAAAAAACGAACGACCATAAAACATTTCATATCCAATCATATATTGAACAGGAATCCCATCAACGTGTTTGTGAATAAATTCCGTAAAAGTCTTCTCTTGTTCCTCAGGTATTTCTTCGCGCATATTCATCATTAAACCTGTTCGGTTCGTCTTTAATACATGACAAAGGACGATTTCTCCCGCATTTTCATCTCGTCCATTTTCCTGTAAAAAAGAAGAAGCCCATTTCAGGGCTTCATAGACACGCATTACTCAGCTGCCTCCATCTTTTGCGCTTGATCTTCCATCACTAAGGCGTTAATGAAATCATCTAACTTACCTTGTAAGATTTGATCTAGCTTTTGAATCGTTAAACCGATTCGATGGTCTGTAACACGGTTTTGCGGGAAGTTATACGTACGGATACGCTCTGAACGGTCTCCTGTACCAACAGCTTGCTTACGGTTTTGATCGTACTCAGCCTGAGCTTCTTGTTGGAACTTATCATAAACACGCGCACGTAATACTTTCATTGCTTTTTCTTTGTTCTTAATTTGTGATTTTTCATCCTGACAAGATACAACTACACCAGTCGGTAAATGCGTTAAACGTACCGCTGACATCGTTGTATTAACACTTTGTCCACCAGGTCCACTAGAAGCAAACGTATCAACACGAACATCTTTTTCATGAATATCAATTTCTACTTCTTCCGCTTCTGGTAATACAGCTACAGTTGCTGTAGAAGTATGGATACGTCCCCCAGACTCTGTTTCCGGAACACGTTGCACACGGTGTGCACCATTTTCAAACTTCAATTTTGCGAAAGCACCTTTACCGTTGATCATAAAGATAATCTCTTTATATCCACCTAATTCTGTATAGCTCGCCTCGATAATTTCAGTTTTCCAACCTTGCAC
Coding sequences within it:
- the prmC gene encoding peptide chain release factor N(5)-glutamine methyltransferase translates to MRVYEALKWASSFLQENGRDENAGEIVLCHVLKTNRTGLMMNMREEIPEEQEKTFTEFIHKHVDGIPVQYMIGYEMFYGRSFFVNEEVLIPRPETEELIVGVLDRVQRMFGKQELHVADIGTGSGAISITLALENQNLHVYTVDIAQESIEVAQENANALGANVTFYHGDLLSPFYETGQKLDVVVSNPPYIPEEDWRGLSPVVKEHEPKRALVGGEDGLDFYRRFMEELPNILQRKAIVAFEVGIGQGEDVKGLLQQTFPHAHVEVVFDINGKDRMVFAEME
- the spoIIR gene encoding stage II sporulation protein R: MKKQAIAYFLLLLIGAQLLVQFGYMKADAKGSTVIPKEAVRLRILANSDSDKDQALKRKVRDEVKAQIDGWVADLKSFEDARRVIQSHIPEIEKTVEKTLKREGSKESFQVTFGKNIKFPTKVYGNFIYPAGEYEAVLISIGKGEGANWWCVLFPPMCFLDFSSGSAVKAESIDEEEQPVETKEEKEEVSKKQDKEFVSKQKLEQESSTKEAASKVQTTVKESNEKVVQEKGVKQEGKQLVEKTEQPVEKKQKIETVEVEEQEEPEVKLFIVEVFSSLFSK
- a CDS encoding mechanosensitive ion channel protein, which codes for MKKTYFATKDDVERLHSFFGQANKKDDKINELYGQFMILEDNGEIQAVIGYEQKGENALIRSCLFTAAVDNKTFLYFFEMFLQYMKEKSIWQVYLLTNHPQSVTIFQFFDFTSVKKDQVPDDIQQLEHFCENIKQQNVIILNCQLFTKLSTD
- the prfA gene encoding peptide chain release factor 1: MLDRLQAVEDRYEKLNELLSDPEVISDSNKLREYSKEQSDIQETVEVYREYKDVREQLRDAKAMLEDKLDADMREMVKEEVSDLEKQEKELSERLKILLVPKDPNDDKNVIVEVRGAAGGDEAALFAGDLYRMYSRYAEVQGWKTEIIEASYTELGGYKEIIFMINGKGAFAKLKFENGAHRVQRVPETESGGRIHTSTATVAVLPEAEEVEIDIHEKDVRVDTFASSGPGGQSVNTTMSAVRLTHLPTGVVVSCQDEKSQIKNKEKAMKVLRARVYDKFQQEAQAEYDQNRKQAVGTGDRSERIRTYNFPQNRVTDHRIGLTIQKLDQILQGKLDDFINALVMEDQAQKMEAAE